The region CTTGTTTATTATCTTCTACTCTGAGTTGCAGCTCTCTTAACGATttcgaaattgttttttaattggaCGAccatcactgtggacggcagtcctgggtgtgcgaaggcgactactatatatacacaaaaaaaaagtctaaaaaatcgataaatctaaaagaattgcataccaaaccattaaaaaaattgacttGTGGGGGAGAAAAAGTGttgaaagtgaaaaagttaaaatttggaaaatctaAACTGTTGGGGCCGGTGGGATAAAATCCCTGCTATAAACCTAGCTGTATTATTTTAGAGTTattctagacgatgttaaacagcttaatataagaaacattagttcacttttggaaaaactagctagtttggcaaTAAAACAGCTGTAAAAACCTAAGTTTTGAATATGTACGTGTAACTTGTGaagtactgaagctacaggcttgtgctatACGTCGTTACAAAGGTATTTGTACGCATTTTTAACACGATCtgtctaaataccaccgtttaaCGATTATggttaaaagttttttttattaaaaaatttttttagcctttttaaatgaaatgttaaGTTGTATATCCCTtgagattcctcaacttttggCATACGACACATTCTTGTAGAAATAGACGTTTCAAAGTTATTATTCAACCAAAATGGCCACATTAGCAGTTCAGAGCATCCTACACTGCCTGATCATGCGAATCcaagctcaatataagaaacacttttggaaaaactagctagtttggcgagaataGAGCCGTAAATATCTAAATTTTGCACACCAGTAACTTATaaactactaaagctacatgttattagaaaggtatattaaaatgtCTACAGAGTACACCTTTCTTacatgatattttttaaatataaaacaaaaacttctaATATcgaacaaaaacacctcttaacgaggtaaaaatatagtgacgacCGCACCTTTAACAAttaaaagttctgatatcaacttttgtgatgaaaatttaatatatgatctacttaataaatacactttctatattttttacattcgaacattcgtcacaaaagtttaATCATTGATTATGTTTCGCTCTAACTCTAAAATGATTCTActgatttcaattatttttggcaTGTAAGTAGGTAGGGATACTAAAAACACGAAcacagtttttaaaattttagaatttcgattttttttacgtgttactcgtagagtaaaaggggatactagattcgtcagataTATGTAAACTATAATAGCTAGAACAGTCACATTTGGCATGCACATTTCTGGGCTTCAGCGGGCTACCTCGGCCACTCTAACACCCACAATCCGCGAGCATCTGTAgagcctacagtttttatgatagaaaaaaaattttaactgaaatgtatttgtcgattgacccaaaaaaatgtgtcaCGCACagtctaacgcccacaaaccgcccaagaCTGTGGTGGGCgcagttgtcatgctagaatttttgttttgctacAATGTAATtgtctcattaaaacctttcgataggccaaaaaaatttttggcacgcccactctaacgcccccaaagtggtaggtggcgcttttttcttttttctgctCCCTTAAGTTgaataacgggtatctgatagtcgaggcatttgactgtcataggaactatcggtatggcaaataaaaatcttaCAAATACACGGTTTACGTAATATGCGTGTGATTTTAATTGCATAATATGGTTTAACTTCGGCTACCCAATTTCGAATTGCTGttttaaatagaaaaccgttcttctttttaaaaacattttgatttgTGGGGTTGCCGATGTTAAACTGAACTCTTTGTATAAAAACACTCACCCTGAAACGAGAACCATAAATTGACAAGAAACGGATGCTCCAGTGAAGATAGCAATTCCACCTCCTTTATGACACCGCCAAGAGCTCCTCGAAGCTCGCAAGCAGAGCGACTTACATATTTCATGGCGTACAGGCTGCCGCTATCTCTCTTTTGAACAATACAGACCTGAAAAAATGTCTTGTGAATTTCAGAGATTTGCCATCGGGATCGAAGCGAATCGTACCTTTCCGAAACTTCCCTTGCCAATGGCGCGAAGTATTTGGAAGTGGTCAAAATTGACTGTAAAGTGAGAGAATAAAGACAATAAAAGTGGATTTTTTGGCCAAtcccattttttataaatattgtaacatatatatttttattcaccTGCCCACACACCCGATGATTTAAGGTTTTGGTAGTGCAGCATGTGACTTATTTTATGCGAATGGTCAAGGAAAAAGGAGTTTGGGAAAATGTTCTCTAGCTGCAGTCTTTTCCTGGGGCATAGGAAAAACGGAGGCAGGAAGTCCACTTGCAGCAGGCAAAGTTTGGGAAAGTTGTGGCCGACCAACGCCTCAAAGTGAGTTCTGCCAAGGTAGCTGATCCTGATCTCCTGCAGTCGTTGGCAAGTGCTCCCCAAGAGGAGTTCGAAATCATCTTCTTTCAGGTGTACCTCAAGCAAGTTCAACGAGATACTTGTAAGCCGGTGACGCCATAGGCTACTGAGGAAGACACGGCAGCGTTCGTAGCTCTGCAGCATAGAAATTTGGTCGGGCAGCTCAAGGAGTGACAATATTCTCGACAGGCAAAGGTCGTCTACCGACTCCATTGAACCTTAGATCGTCTCGGGTGTGTGTGCTATCAAATATTGAAAGACAGATAACTTCCCTCTGAGCTACTGTGTTTCATTCGTTgtcattatattatatatacttaaattattactatatataaattattatattatactttaaataaaaaagggagAGCGCTACAGTCGAGTGcctcagatacccgttactcaactTAAGATATCAAAAGAGAATGGTGAtacataagcagcaaagcgatattgtaaagcgccacctaccagcTATTTCAATACATGGTAATGTGGGTGGCAAACAGACTTAAGCGTTATGACTGTTTGAGAGCGATATAGTGGGCGGAGCAAGAGACTAAGGAATCTACAGGCCGAATTCCAACATTCTAGCTTTtgtagtttccgagatctcagcattcatacggacggacagacagacggaccgacggacggacagacggatatggctagatcgactcggctagtgatgctgatcaagaatttacATCATTTATGCGATCGAAAATTTTACTTTACAAATAACAggtataaatttcaattttttaactAGTTTATTGTTAGAATACAGATTTTTTACAATGTCTATGAAACTACATTGACAAACTACCTAGAACTAAACTAaatcatattaaataaaaaaaactaaataactaTTAACCGTTAAAACTCAAATCTACCCGTGTCcttccgtctgtctgtccgtataaacggaaaatataaaagctagaggagtcagacttggcatgcagacttctgggcttcctgcgcagcgcaagtttatttcagcagGGAGCCGTactcactctaacgcccagaATT is a window of Drosophila biarmipes strain raj3 chromosome 3R, RU_DBia_V1.1, whole genome shotgun sequence DNA encoding:
- the LOC108024959 gene encoding protein kinase 3 isoform X3, with the translated sequence MESVDDLCLSRILSLLELPDQISMLQSYERCRVFLSSLWRHRLTSISLNLLEVHLKEDDFELLLGSTCQRLQEIRISYLGRTHFEALVGHNFPKLCLLQVDFLPPFFLCPRKRLQLENIFPNSFFLDHSHKISHMLHYQNLKSSGVWAVNFDHFQILRAIGKGSFGKVCIVQKRDSGSLYAMKYVSRSACELRGALGGVIKEVELLSSLEHPFLVNLWFSFQDEEDLFMVCDLLTGGDLRYHLQNRVEFSEQSVALLVCELGSALEYLQTQRVVHRDIKPDNILLDDAEGDVHLVGFDLCTTCKRTKTFRNISAR